A stretch of the bacterium genome encodes the following:
- a CDS encoding PorV/PorQ family protein, whose protein sequence is MVAKKIVLLMCAALLPAAAVLAQDRDLELRDTAGRGKVGTTGMQFLKIGVGARAVGMAESFVALANDASAIYYNPAGLTALDQKAVLLSHVEWPADINYEFGAAILPVAGVGVLGVQIGMLSTGDMKVTLPYQGWTGGYFNASDWMVGATFARRLTNRFSFGGTVKYIREYLGSAGVSTMALDLGTLFDIGVRGMKFGMNISNFGPDAKYFREQFSLPIDFRLGAMMDLHRNESNSLVVTVQGNHPNDNIEQLALGLEYNLKELVALRAGYRTNLELEKLDKVDEPFEGFSFGAGAAFGLSGVRGRLDYAYSDFGFLETAQRFTLALEF, encoded by the coding sequence ATGGTTGCGAAGAAAATCGTTCTGCTCATGTGCGCCGCACTCCTGCCGGCGGCCGCCGTGCTGGCGCAGGATCGTGACCTCGAGCTGCGCGACACCGCCGGCCGCGGCAAGGTGGGCACCACCGGCATGCAGTTTCTCAAAATCGGCGTGGGCGCCCGCGCCGTCGGCATGGCAGAGTCCTTTGTGGCGCTGGCCAATGATGCCAGCGCGATCTACTACAATCCCGCTGGCCTCACCGCTCTCGACCAAAAAGCGGTGCTGCTGAGCCACGTGGAATGGCCGGCGGACATCAACTACGAGTTTGGCGCGGCTATTCTGCCGGTGGCGGGGGTGGGCGTGCTGGGCGTGCAGATCGGCATGCTTTCCACCGGCGACATGAAAGTCACCCTGCCCTATCAGGGCTGGACCGGCGGTTATTTCAACGCCAGCGACTGGATGGTGGGCGCCACCTTTGCGCGCCGGCTGACCAACCGCTTTTCCTTCGGCGGCACCGTGAAGTACATCCGCGAATATCTCGGCAGCGCCGGGGTGAGCACCATGGCGCTCGATCTCGGCACGTTGTTCGACATCGGCGTGCGCGGCATGAAATTCGGGATGAACATCAGCAATTTCGGGCCGGACGCCAAATACTTCCGCGAGCAATTTTCCCTGCCCATCGATTTCCGTCTCGGCGCGATGATGGACCTCCATCGCAACGAGTCCAACAGCTTGGTTGTCACCGTGCAGGGCAACCATCCCAATGACAACATCGAACAGCTCGCGTTGGGATTGGAGTACAACCTGAAAGAGCTGGTCGCGTTGCGCGCCGGCTATCGCACCAACCTGGAGCTGGAAAAACTCGACAAAGTCGATGAGCCGTTCGAAGGCTTCTCGTTTGGCGCCGGCGCCGCCTTCGGGCTTTCCGGCGTGCGCGGCCGCCTCGATTATGCCTATTCTGACTTTGGCTTTCTCGAAACGGCGCAGCGCTTTACCCTTGCCCTGGAGTTCTAA
- a CDS encoding ethylbenzene dehydrogenase-related protein, which yields MSAFRKFWFVMSWPLGMAALFLGCGSGELPTAVQQPQELYAPFVKQGPVLDGRGLDEVWQKSTGYRVFLDAKTGGVNLPAEGLLIEFKALWWQETQIDTARQDTLDVAYVGFLATWPDASKSLSRKTWTFNPADSRWSRNEQGSDWLLLYWYGLTKDTDIWLWDAAATNPMGYFQDMTVEGFQSGRTFEPYLVRVDGLNFYNDTATNRNTWDENYDDNRTPRDQSDDRPRSAWKTDPAATPPRLPPVYSDAGENVSFLLETEAATLATSAYAAPKAAVTVPGHVLQTPSGGSADIRCFGRHENGRWTLEFVRKATGTEVSDIPFNPKARFFSQVFSVVLGNEALMPFEEGATAFNINNTVQLTFQFVFEE from the coding sequence ATGTCGGCGTTCCGCAAATTTTGGTTCGTCATGAGCTGGCCGTTGGGGATGGCGGCCTTGTTCCTGGGTTGCGGCAGCGGGGAATTGCCCACCGCGGTGCAGCAACCGCAGGAACTTTACGCCCCCTTTGTCAAGCAAGGCCCGGTGCTCGATGGCCGCGGTCTCGATGAAGTCTGGCAAAAGTCCACCGGCTATCGTGTTTTTCTCGATGCCAAAACCGGCGGAGTAAATCTGCCGGCGGAGGGTTTGTTGATCGAGTTCAAAGCGCTGTGGTGGCAGGAAACTCAAATCGACACGGCCCGGCAGGACACGCTGGACGTGGCGTACGTCGGCTTTCTGGCAACCTGGCCGGATGCCAGCAAGAGTCTGAGCCGCAAGACTTGGACTTTCAATCCCGCTGACTCGCGCTGGTCACGTAATGAGCAAGGTTCCGACTGGCTGTTGCTGTATTGGTATGGTCTGACTAAAGACACGGATATTTGGCTGTGGGATGCCGCCGCCACCAATCCCATGGGCTACTTTCAGGACATGACCGTCGAGGGCTTCCAAAGCGGCCGCACCTTCGAGCCTTACTTGGTGCGCGTGGATGGTTTGAATTTCTACAACGACACCGCCACCAACCGCAACACCTGGGATGAGAACTACGACGACAACCGCACGCCGCGCGATCAGAGTGACGACCGGCCCCGCTCTGCCTGGAAAACCGATCCCGCCGCGACCCCGCCCCGCCTGCCGCCGGTTTACTCTGACGCCGGTGAGAACGTGTCCTTCCTCCTGGAGACCGAGGCCGCGACGCTGGCCACCAGCGCTTATGCCGCGCCCAAAGCTGCGGTGACCGTGCCCGGCCACGTGCTGCAAACGCCGAGCGGAGGATCGGCCGACATCCGTTGCTTTGGCCGCCACGAAAACGGCCGCTGGACGCTCGAATTCGTGCGCAAGGCCACCGGCACCGAAGTCAGCGACATTCCCTTCAACCCCAAGGCGCGCTTCTTCTCGCAAGTCTTTTCGGTGGTGCTGGGCAACGAGGCCCTGATGCCTTTTGAAGAGGGCGCCACGGCCTTCAACATCAACAACACCGTGCAACTGACGTTTCAGTTCGTGTTCGAGGAATAA